In Myxococcus stipitatus, the following are encoded in one genomic region:
- a CDS encoding N-acetyltransferase, with the protein MELVRAAELPFLSLSSLFARSFEGYFVPVSDAPQAFDARVRSEHISLMESRVARVSGESAGLVLMARRGRISRVAGMGIIPSHRGQGLGGAMLRPLMEEARARGDARMVLEVIEQNTPAVKLYERLGFRKTRRLVGFTGTPVPAPGPLEEVDLSECARLLPAGLPWQLDAATVRGLALPARAFRCGSAYAVVADVSAPSVGVRSLVVEPSSRGQGEGRRLLRALAAAHPGKTVVASAIIPEGLCERFFLGAGFAQSALTQFEMVLDF; encoded by the coding sequence ATGGAACTCGTACGCGCCGCCGAGCTGCCATTCCTGTCGTTGTCCTCGTTGTTCGCCCGCTCCTTCGAGGGGTATTTCGTCCCGGTGTCTGACGCGCCACAGGCCTTCGACGCGAGGGTGCGAAGCGAGCACATCTCGTTGATGGAGAGCCGGGTCGCGAGGGTCTCCGGTGAGTCCGCGGGGCTCGTGTTGATGGCGCGGCGAGGACGCATCAGCCGGGTCGCGGGCATGGGCATCATTCCCAGTCATCGCGGCCAGGGTCTGGGTGGCGCGATGCTTCGTCCGTTGATGGAGGAGGCTCGAGCGCGAGGCGACGCGAGGATGGTGTTGGAGGTCATCGAGCAGAACACGCCCGCGGTGAAGCTCTATGAGCGCCTGGGGTTTCGGAAGACGCGGCGCCTGGTGGGCTTCACGGGGACTCCGGTACCTGCGCCGGGGCCCTTGGAGGAAGTGGACCTGAGCGAGTGCGCGAGGCTGCTCCCGGCGGGACTGCCATGGCAGCTCGACGCGGCCACGGTGCGAGGGTTGGCCTTGCCCGCGCGAGCGTTCCGATGTGGCTCGGCCTATGCGGTGGTGGCGGATGTCTCGGCGCCCTCGGTGGGCGTGCGGTCGCTGGTGGTGGAGCCGTCGTCGCGAGGGCAGGGCGAGGGCCGGCGTTTGTTGCGCGCCCTGGCCGCCGCGCATCCCGGGAAGACGGTGGTGGCGAGCGCCATCATCCCGGAAGGACTGTGTGAGCGATTCTTCCTGGGCGCGGGCTTCGCGCAGTCAGCGCTCACACAGTTCGAGATGGTCCTGGACTTCTGA
- a CDS encoding FHA domain-containing protein, with amino-acid sequence MNRTPRKVEVADPLWNALEAMSREMGVDKDVLVNQAIFALARQFGFIQTTQVNLAEAASAQAPVVTRETPVVAPPPVAAKALVEVTPPPVVATKALVESALPPVVENTPAEEVVARAVVEEKVVPRSPPAAVAVEEEDEEDEPQTGEHEGAPGEMDEDASASAEAPAATEEADDSKKAEEPPVDVEALRAAAVARVRDIVSDVDRMVVPVEVKAADEDSDDEDSDEADADDSDDSDDEADSDEEDADDSEAEEDADDSDGAASDGDPAEETSGDEDSGEEDSTSDDAASDEDDTDEPAEDDEPEDAVAASGEPAMLDDGEAHDTDAAAASPSEPAMLEEEDSEPITEDRKVPAPVKPDKTLIVQAKPELLVYVRLDEGEPVAVAKERFIVGRGPSADLMVKSARVSREHAVVLRDGANVFIEDLKSSNGTWFDNARITRRQVSDGEEYLLGGIRITFSMTT; translated from the coding sequence ATGAATCGCACTCCTCGAAAGGTCGAAGTCGCGGACCCGCTCTGGAATGCCCTGGAGGCCATGAGCCGGGAGATGGGCGTGGACAAGGATGTCCTGGTCAACCAGGCCATCTTCGCGCTCGCGCGGCAGTTTGGATTCATCCAGACCACGCAGGTGAACCTCGCGGAGGCGGCCTCGGCCCAGGCTCCGGTAGTGACGCGAGAGACTCCGGTGGTCGCGCCCCCGCCCGTCGCGGCGAAGGCCCTGGTCGAGGTGACACCTCCTCCGGTTGTCGCGACGAAGGCACTGGTCGAGTCAGCGCTTCCTCCCGTCGTCGAAAACACGCCGGCCGAAGAGGTCGTCGCGCGCGCCGTCGTGGAAGAGAAGGTGGTGCCTCGGTCCCCGCCCGCCGCTGTCGCGGTGGAAGAGGAGGACGAGGAGGACGAGCCTCAGACGGGCGAACATGAAGGTGCGCCAGGCGAAATGGACGAGGACGCCTCCGCCAGCGCCGAGGCACCCGCCGCGACTGAAGAGGCCGACGATTCCAAGAAGGCCGAGGAGCCGCCCGTGGATGTCGAGGCGCTTCGGGCGGCCGCCGTGGCCCGTGTCCGGGACATCGTGAGTGACGTCGACCGGATGGTGGTGCCCGTGGAGGTGAAGGCGGCGGACGAGGACTCGGACGACGAGGACTCGGACGAGGCAGACGCGGACGATTCCGACGACTCCGATGATGAGGCGGATTCGGACGAGGAGGACGCCGACGATTCCGAGGCCGAGGAAGACGCGGACGATTCCGATGGGGCGGCCTCGGATGGCGATCCCGCCGAGGAGACGTCTGGGGACGAGGACTCTGGCGAAGAGGACTCGACTTCCGATGACGCGGCGTCGGATGAGGACGACACGGATGAGCCCGCTGAAGACGACGAGCCGGAGGACGCGGTAGCGGCGTCGGGCGAGCCCGCGATGCTGGATGACGGGGAGGCTCACGACACGGACGCCGCCGCGGCTTCGCCGAGCGAGCCGGCCATGCTGGAGGAAGAGGACTCCGAGCCCATCACCGAGGACCGCAAGGTTCCGGCCCCGGTGAAGCCGGACAAGACCCTCATCGTCCAAGCGAAGCCGGAGCTGCTCGTGTACGTCCGGCTCGACGAAGGCGAGCCCGTGGCTGTCGCGAAGGAGCGCTTCATTGTCGGTCGTGGGCCGAGCGCCGACCTGATGGTGAAGTCCGCCCGGGTGTCGCGTGAGCACGCGGTGGTGCTGCGCGATGGCGCCAACGTGTTCATCGAGGACCTCAAGTCCTCGAACGGAACCTGGTTCGACAACGCGCGCATCACCCGCCGTCAGGTGTCGGACGGCGAGGAGTATCTGCTGGGCGGTATCCGCATCACCTTCTCGATGACGACCTGA
- the trxA gene encoding thioredoxin yields the protein MSEHTVDLTAETFEQTTGAPGLVLVDFWAEWCGPCRNFAPIFTATAQKHPDVVFGKVDTEAQQELAGRFEVQSIPTLMAFKGGVVVHRSAGAMPAGRLEALVKSLKSVDVDAVKRAEENKKLTEQGIVPPGVHPDAEWDEGDSEWVHGTTDAKGRKQGPFKYWRADGTLCNECVYENGKPHGPFKRFHESGEVSQDGEFVKGDIHGPRAWYASEKYTTERMHENGVSLSVRKTVMTYDHGRVVDVKHYDGQGRRVVPSTGEPYPDRPKGVPLEAEYREDMNQWSHVNLDVAGERHGLSRFWLPTGELLWEAEYVDGSRQGLFRSLANDEYQDPRVRFDEGRFDQGEACDAWTLLDEDRAVVLSRDLGVAQFEEELSASQVLSNLPRPASAWREYAETCLKARKHREALLAMARAVASDQQVAPMLELLERVTLPRTPRNARGTAAEVLENASNSWEAMAGALVRGGDAGMLLRACAVLLDQSDKPRAALDFVNAALLLSPERADFLFTRGLILLNMGLDAHALKDAEGLKKAEPDSASFLGAYTRSLFPVFDFWPAKETPHSTYDNLPEAPAQTLMAIQRVVQKYATRLQKIRTELQGRFKPGVSLPWMPPDMSALLPQGPVELVEDEVEVGEESVSVDESLAVAGVGLPDLIRFARGDWSALTWLLWSCGETKLVMPKKVISPENFGHAAGMSSQRLWRARDRRVTGGRGAKASGAASFEFEGVDIDAVPSQLVGIIEQHYSETQAMFYWLADSDNVSPWQDNLRGS from the coding sequence TTGAGTGAGCACACCGTCGACCTGACGGCTGAGACGTTCGAGCAGACCACCGGCGCCCCGGGGCTGGTCCTGGTGGACTTCTGGGCGGAGTGGTGTGGCCCGTGCCGCAACTTCGCGCCCATCTTCACGGCCACCGCGCAGAAGCACCCGGATGTCGTCTTCGGCAAGGTCGACACGGAGGCGCAGCAGGAGCTCGCGGGCCGCTTCGAGGTCCAGTCCATCCCCACGCTCATGGCCTTCAAGGGCGGCGTGGTGGTCCATCGCTCGGCCGGAGCGATGCCGGCGGGCCGGCTGGAGGCGCTGGTCAAGTCGCTGAAGTCGGTGGACGTCGACGCGGTGAAACGTGCGGAAGAGAACAAGAAGCTCACCGAGCAGGGCATCGTCCCGCCGGGTGTGCATCCCGACGCCGAATGGGATGAAGGCGACAGCGAGTGGGTGCACGGGACGACGGACGCCAAGGGCCGCAAGCAGGGGCCTTTCAAGTACTGGCGCGCGGACGGCACGCTCTGCAACGAGTGCGTCTACGAGAACGGCAAGCCGCACGGCCCCTTCAAGCGCTTCCACGAGAGCGGTGAGGTCTCCCAGGACGGCGAGTTCGTGAAGGGGGACATCCACGGGCCGAGGGCCTGGTACGCGTCCGAGAAGTACACGACGGAGCGCATGCACGAGAACGGCGTCTCCCTGTCCGTGCGCAAGACGGTCATGACGTACGACCATGGCCGCGTGGTGGACGTGAAGCACTATGACGGCCAGGGCCGCCGCGTGGTCCCCTCGACGGGGGAGCCATACCCCGACCGTCCCAAGGGTGTCCCGCTGGAGGCCGAGTACCGCGAGGACATGAATCAGTGGTCCCACGTCAACCTGGACGTCGCGGGCGAGCGCCACGGCTTGTCGCGCTTCTGGCTTCCGACGGGGGAGTTGCTCTGGGAGGCGGAGTACGTGGACGGCTCGCGCCAGGGGCTCTTCCGTTCGCTGGCGAACGACGAGTACCAGGACCCTCGGGTGCGCTTCGACGAGGGGCGCTTCGACCAGGGCGAGGCCTGCGACGCGTGGACGCTGCTCGACGAGGACCGCGCGGTGGTTTTGTCGCGGGACCTGGGCGTCGCGCAGTTCGAGGAGGAGCTGAGCGCCTCGCAGGTCCTCTCCAACCTGCCTCGCCCCGCGTCGGCCTGGCGTGAGTACGCGGAGACGTGCTTGAAGGCGCGCAAGCATCGCGAGGCGCTGTTGGCCATGGCGCGCGCGGTGGCGAGCGACCAGCAGGTGGCGCCGATGCTGGAGCTGCTGGAGCGCGTGACGCTGCCGCGCACGCCGAGGAACGCGCGGGGCACGGCGGCCGAAGTGCTGGAGAATGCGAGCAACTCCTGGGAGGCCATGGCGGGCGCGCTGGTGCGCGGCGGCGATGCGGGCATGCTGCTGCGGGCCTGCGCGGTATTGCTGGACCAGTCGGACAAGCCTCGGGCGGCGCTGGATTTCGTCAACGCGGCGCTGCTCTTGTCGCCGGAGCGCGCGGACTTCCTGTTCACCCGGGGCCTCATCTTGTTGAACATGGGGCTGGACGCGCACGCGCTGAAGGACGCCGAGGGGCTGAAGAAGGCGGAGCCCGACTCGGCGTCGTTCCTTGGGGCCTACACGCGGAGCTTGTTCCCCGTGTTCGACTTCTGGCCCGCGAAGGAGACGCCGCACTCGACCTACGACAACCTTCCGGAGGCGCCCGCGCAGACGCTCATGGCCATCCAGCGCGTCGTCCAGAAGTACGCCACGCGGTTGCAGAAGATTCGCACCGAACTCCAGGGCCGCTTCAAGCCCGGGGTGTCGTTGCCGTGGATGCCGCCGGACATGTCCGCGCTGCTTCCCCAGGGGCCGGTGGAGTTGGTGGAGGACGAGGTGGAGGTGGGCGAGGAGTCCGTCTCCGTGGACGAGAGCCTGGCGGTGGCGGGCGTGGGCTTGCCCGATCTGATCCGCTTCGCGCGCGGGGACTGGAGCGCGCTCACCTGGCTGTTGTGGTCCTGCGGTGAGACGAAGCTGGTGATGCCCAAGAAGGTCATCTCTCCGGAGAACTTCGGCCATGCGGCGGGCATGTCGAGTCAGCGTCTGTGGCGCGCGAGAGATCGCCGCGTGACGGGCGGACGTGGCGCCAAGGCCTCGGGGGCGGCGAGCTTCGAGTTCGAGGGCGTGGACATCGACGCGGTCCCCTCGCAGCTCGTGGGCATCATCGAGCAGCACTACAGTGAGACGCAGGCGATGTTCTATTGGCTGGCGGACAGTGACAATGTTTCACCCTGGCAGGACAACTTGAGGGGGAGCTGA
- a CDS encoding phosphatase PAP2 family protein: protein MLRDVRTLIPSLALSLLVALVPATPALAQSSSDAPRLHELRFDWTRDGIITGTSAVLWVSSEALFKDDLAPAKCRWCDRAPDGTDRLNKLDRWGRGLAGDTEASRHRAATWSNILGFGAVPLGVMGAQFALSRSSDAPDRFFAEDATIILESTMLSILANQAVKFIAGRERPFVHVLPEDQKHLTEQPSDNNLSFYSGHTSLAFSLVVSAGTVAALRGYKHQEWLWAVGLPLAASVGLLRMGADKHYLTDVAMGAIVGSAFGVAVPLLLHGREQPVAPSSTSHDPSATRWRPMVGARMAGISGVF from the coding sequence ATGCTGCGTGACGTGCGCACGCTCATACCGTCCCTTGCACTTTCCCTTCTGGTCGCTCTCGTCCCGGCGACTCCGGCCCTGGCGCAGTCCTCATCGGACGCGCCTCGGCTCCATGAGCTGCGCTTCGACTGGACACGGGACGGCATCATCACGGGAACGTCCGCCGTCCTCTGGGTTTCGAGCGAGGCGCTCTTCAAGGACGACCTGGCCCCGGCGAAGTGCCGTTGGTGCGACCGGGCTCCAGACGGCACCGACAGGCTCAACAAACTGGACCGGTGGGGCCGGGGCCTGGCCGGAGACACCGAGGCGTCACGCCACCGGGCGGCCACCTGGAGCAACATCCTGGGCTTTGGCGCGGTGCCCCTGGGCGTGATGGGCGCGCAGTTCGCGCTCAGCCGCTCCTCGGACGCCCCCGACCGGTTCTTCGCCGAGGACGCCACCATCATCCTCGAGAGCACGATGCTCTCCATCCTCGCCAATCAGGCCGTGAAGTTCATCGCCGGCCGCGAGCGCCCCTTCGTCCATGTCCTGCCGGAAGACCAGAAGCACCTCACGGAACAGCCCAGCGACAACAACCTGTCTTTCTACAGCGGCCACACCAGCCTGGCCTTCTCGCTGGTGGTCTCCGCGGGGACGGTGGCCGCGCTGCGCGGCTACAAGCACCAGGAATGGCTCTGGGCGGTGGGCCTGCCGCTGGCGGCCTCCGTGGGACTGCTGCGCATGGGCGCGGACAAGCACTACCTCACCGACGTGGCCATGGGCGCAATCGTGGGCTCCGCGTTCGGCGTGGCCGTCCCCTTGTTGCTGCATGGCCGCGAGCAGCCGGTGGCACCCTCCTCCACGAGCCATGACCCCAGCGCCACCCGATGGAGGCCCATGGTCGGCGCGCGCATGGCGGGAATCTCCGGCGTCTTCTAG
- a CDS encoding metallophosphoesterase family protein has translation MPEPLLVAALGDIHGRFHRVETWLDALEQSRGRPVAMVLAVGDVEAFRRADDHRRKAAKRTMPAEFAEYADGIRRVKRPLYFIGGNNEDFEALHDFQEGGELAPGVTYLGRSGSRELCGLRVAYLSGIHAPRFIDQPLRRPVTQDLMKQAGYFRAGEVERVMPLRDVDLMLVHEWPRGIVQRAREENPSPPRPLPSYWIGNPVTRRLVDTVLPRWMLCGHSHKAFAVTLEGLGRPATRIACLDQASRPEESVFWLEYEGRTPVRAGWGVTGQVAWVLDQRWDMSSLPVPSVEAEGGDATVTAPV, from the coding sequence ATGCCGGAGCCCCTCCTGGTTGCTGCCCTGGGTGACATCCACGGTCGCTTCCACCGCGTGGAGACGTGGTTGGACGCGCTGGAGCAGTCACGTGGGCGGCCCGTGGCCATGGTGCTGGCGGTGGGGGACGTGGAGGCGTTCCGCCGCGCGGATGACCACCGGCGCAAGGCCGCCAAGCGCACGATGCCCGCCGAGTTCGCCGAATACGCGGACGGCATCCGCCGCGTGAAGCGCCCGCTGTATTTCATCGGGGGCAACAACGAGGACTTCGAGGCGCTGCACGACTTCCAGGAGGGAGGCGAGCTGGCGCCCGGAGTGACGTACCTGGGGCGCTCGGGCTCGCGGGAGCTGTGCGGGCTGAGGGTGGCCTATCTGTCTGGCATTCATGCCCCGCGCTTCATCGACCAGCCGTTGCGCCGCCCCGTCACCCAGGACCTGATGAAACAGGCGGGCTACTTCCGCGCGGGCGAGGTGGAGCGGGTGATGCCGCTGCGGGACGTGGACCTGATGCTCGTCCACGAGTGGCCGCGAGGCATCGTCCAACGTGCGCGCGAGGAGAACCCCTCGCCGCCCCGGCCCCTGCCCTCGTATTGGATTGGCAACCCGGTGACGCGGAGGTTGGTGGACACGGTGCTGCCCCGGTGGATGTTGTGCGGGCACTCACACAAGGCCTTCGCGGTGACGTTGGAAGGACTGGGGCGTCCGGCGACGCGCATCGCATGCCTGGACCAGGCCTCCCGTCCGGAGGAGTCCGTGTTCTGGCTGGAGTACGAAGGCCGGACCCCCGTGCGTGCGGGGTGGGGTGTCACGGGTCAGGTGGCGTGGGTGCTGGACCAGCGCTGGGACATGTCTTCGCTGCCGGTGCCCTCCGTGGAGGCCGAAGGGGGCGACGCCACGGTGACGGCGCCCGTCTAG
- a CDS encoding choice-of-anchor D domain-containing protein produces the protein MRRLFWVAWVAWVLALGCEPPSSQRARSAFGVSPEAIDFGPAAVGRTKSLKLKLTNGGRASYRVEGAVSSIPNVTVPAFEPFTLSGGGEREIEVRFTPDVEGSVQGSLELITDADTQGDVPVLGRGVKAFVEVPETELDFGNVAMGLVEMRQVTVRNPSDVDSPLVLSLQGLDADQFTAERGASDTLAPGESRVLSVAFAPKRLGAATAELRVAVCEGCEPAVVPLRGTGVASKLEVTPLRLDFGRVALGGSAEQSITVRNQGNQPLNWSGVVLQDNPGGVYRVVSEPVVTGGVLAPGAVAEVRVSFTPAAVGRAGEGRVEVGVREQGSTAPGPKVSLVGEGGTSCVSVLPRELDFGLVAEGMTATRPVEVMNRCKDSVLVNNLRLDTAQGGYFTLAQAPASVTVPSGQSAFVGVTFSPRAGAARASAGQLSVTVRAAGSLSTEAVGLKGLGRVFQPCQFSLPQALSFGKVPVGAEVSLGVTLRNTGAQPCYLASMQLAAGSAPSFTARMVRNGVLQPGAKTTLVVRFKPDAEGPFEGLAEAWLNHPTLGHPLVALSGEGVKGCFAVQPTTVDFGLIKLSCGPRTRELLAINDCIGPVRVAGMALEQTGTEFQVGPMNAFPAQLAPGARVKLTARYEPVDDGVDAAALRFRLEDGSEFTAGLLGRGATKAEQTDRFIQESKAKVDVLFVVDNSGSMMEEQQSLGQNFAAFLSAANAASVDYRIGVTTTGLDPSPGGWSECPGGAQGGENGRLFPVDGSRPRVITPATPNAASVFADNTKVGVCHWNEQGLDAAHRALSDPLIYNQDDTRTPQPHDGNGGFLREEAKLAIIFLTDEEDFSAQPVSFYETYFLALKGNDKSKLSINAIVGPLDLSTCPTSSSSGSRYIQLAQATGGVVESICTPNWAASLEKLSNSAFGPNRKFPLTQVPADTTRIVVVVDGVQVTTGWEYDAATNSVIFERAAAPAPGALVEVTYPLGCH, from the coding sequence ATGAGACGTCTGTTTTGGGTGGCGTGGGTGGCGTGGGTGTTGGCGTTGGGTTGCGAGCCCCCGTCGTCCCAGCGCGCTCGGAGCGCCTTCGGGGTGAGTCCGGAGGCCATCGACTTCGGCCCCGCCGCCGTGGGCCGCACGAAGAGCCTCAAGCTGAAGCTGACCAATGGAGGCCGGGCCTCGTACCGCGTGGAAGGCGCGGTCTCCAGCATCCCCAACGTGACGGTGCCCGCGTTCGAGCCCTTCACGTTGAGCGGGGGCGGGGAGCGTGAAATCGAGGTGCGCTTCACGCCCGACGTGGAGGGCTCGGTACAGGGCTCGCTGGAGCTCATCACGGACGCGGACACCCAGGGCGATGTGCCCGTGTTGGGCCGGGGCGTGAAGGCATTCGTCGAGGTGCCGGAGACGGAGCTCGACTTCGGCAACGTGGCGATGGGGCTGGTGGAGATGCGGCAGGTGACGGTGCGCAATCCGTCGGATGTGGACTCGCCGCTGGTGTTGTCCCTCCAGGGTTTGGACGCGGACCAGTTCACCGCGGAGCGGGGGGCATCGGACACGTTGGCGCCGGGGGAGTCGCGTGTGTTGTCCGTGGCATTCGCGCCCAAGCGGCTGGGCGCGGCCACGGCGGAGCTGCGCGTGGCGGTGTGTGAGGGATGTGAGCCCGCGGTGGTTCCCCTCCGGGGCACGGGGGTGGCGTCCAAGCTGGAGGTGACGCCGCTGCGGTTGGACTTCGGGCGCGTGGCGTTGGGGGGCAGCGCGGAGCAGTCCATCACCGTGCGTAACCAAGGCAACCAGCCGCTGAACTGGTCGGGCGTGGTGTTGCAGGACAACCCGGGGGGCGTGTACCGCGTGGTGAGCGAGCCCGTCGTCACGGGAGGCGTGCTGGCGCCGGGGGCCGTGGCGGAGGTGCGGGTGTCCTTCACGCCCGCGGCGGTGGGGCGAGCGGGTGAGGGGCGGGTGGAGGTGGGGGTGCGTGAGCAGGGCTCCACCGCGCCGGGCCCCAAGGTGTCGCTGGTGGGCGAGGGCGGCACGTCGTGTGTGTCGGTGCTTCCTCGCGAGCTGGACTTTGGGCTGGTCGCGGAGGGGATGACGGCCACGCGCCCGGTGGAGGTGATGAACCGCTGCAAGGACAGCGTGCTGGTCAACAACCTGCGGCTGGACACGGCGCAAGGGGGTTACTTCACGCTGGCGCAGGCGCCGGCGAGTGTGACGGTGCCCTCGGGCCAGTCGGCCTTCGTGGGGGTGACGTTCAGCCCTCGTGCGGGAGCGGCGCGGGCCAGCGCCGGGCAGCTGTCCGTCACGGTGCGCGCGGCCGGCTCGCTGTCGACGGAGGCGGTGGGGCTCAAGGGCCTGGGCCGCGTGTTCCAGCCCTGCCAGTTCTCGCTGCCGCAGGCGTTGAGCTTCGGCAAGGTGCCCGTGGGCGCGGAGGTGTCCCTGGGCGTGACGCTGCGCAACACCGGCGCGCAGCCGTGCTACCTGGCGTCGATGCAACTGGCGGCGGGCTCGGCTCCTTCGTTCACCGCGAGGATGGTGCGCAACGGCGTGTTGCAGCCCGGCGCGAAGACGACCCTCGTGGTGCGCTTCAAGCCGGATGCGGAGGGCCCCTTCGAGGGGCTCGCCGAGGCGTGGTTGAACCACCCGACGCTGGGCCATCCATTGGTGGCGCTCTCGGGCGAGGGCGTGAAGGGGTGCTTTGCGGTGCAGCCCACCACGGTTGACTTTGGCCTCATCAAGCTGTCGTGTGGCCCGCGCACGCGGGAGCTGCTGGCCATCAACGACTGCATCGGACCGGTGCGGGTCGCCGGGATGGCGCTGGAGCAGACGGGCACCGAGTTCCAGGTGGGCCCGATGAATGCCTTCCCCGCGCAGCTGGCGCCGGGGGCCCGCGTGAAGCTGACGGCCCGCTATGAGCCCGTGGATGACGGAGTGGACGCCGCCGCGCTGCGCTTCCGGCTGGAGGATGGCTCCGAGTTCACCGCGGGCCTGTTGGGCCGGGGCGCGACGAAGGCGGAGCAGACGGACCGCTTCATCCAGGAGTCCAAGGCGAAGGTGGACGTGCTGTTCGTGGTGGATAACTCCGGGTCGATGATGGAGGAGCAGCAGAGCCTGGGGCAGAACTTCGCGGCCTTCTTGAGCGCGGCCAACGCGGCGTCGGTGGACTATCGCATCGGCGTGACGACGACGGGGTTGGACCCCTCTCCCGGCGGTTGGTCCGAGTGCCCGGGCGGCGCGCAGGGCGGCGAGAACGGGCGGCTGTTCCCGGTGGATGGCTCGCGGCCTCGCGTCATCACCCCGGCCACGCCGAACGCGGCCAGTGTCTTCGCGGACAACACGAAGGTGGGTGTGTGCCATTGGAACGAGCAGGGCCTGGACGCGGCGCACCGGGCGCTGTCGGACCCGCTCATCTACAACCAGGACGACACCCGCACGCCGCAGCCCCATGACGGCAACGGCGGCTTCCTTCGCGAGGAGGCGAAGCTGGCCATCATCTTCCTCACGGACGAGGAGGACTTCAGCGCGCAGCCGGTGTCCTTCTACGAGACGTACTTCCTGGCGTTGAAGGGCAACGACAAGTCGAAGCTCAGCATCAACGCGATTGTCGGGCCCCTGGACCTGTCCACCTGCCCGACGTCGAGCAGCTCCGGCAGCCGCTACATCCAGCTCGCCCAGGCGACGGGGGGCGTGGTGGAGAGCATCTGCACGCCCAACTGGGCCGCCTCGCTGGAGAAGCTCTCCAACAGCGCCTTCGGCCCCAACCGTAAGTTCCCGCTCACGCAGGTGCCCGCGGACACGACGCGCATCGTCGTGGTGGTGGACGGCGTGCAGGTGACGACGGGCTGGGAGTACGACGCCGCGACGAACAGCGTCATCTTCGAGCGCGCCGCGGCGCCCGCACCGGGAGCTCTGGTGGAGGTGACCTACCCGCTGGGCTGTCATTAG
- a CDS encoding DMT family transporter, with protein MSPRWVLPVRYRGTPLLIFSSVLFAVMALCARLLSGRLSPGQVASGRFVIGLLFLAVYFPVLRRKPRFGRVHLWALRGVFGGAAVYLYFMAIDQMTVGPAVLLNACWPIYAAIIGWMFLDERVTGTLLAGLVLTTMGAGLVMWSTMAEGVSLSMGFGAWAGMGSAVLGGAAVVVVRALRNESDSATVYLSFCFFGLLFSLPFALRDWRPLGWDVVLPLLGVGLTSVVAQMTFTYAFNYVTAVAGGVATQLTPVFSWVLGALLLNEAVSPLAVTGALVCMLGVLWGTGVLERMRALGSGPTT; from the coding sequence ATGTCACCCCGTTGGGTCCTCCCCGTGCGTTACCGCGGCACGCCCCTGCTCATCTTCTCGAGCGTGCTGTTCGCGGTCATGGCGCTGTGCGCGCGCCTGCTGTCTGGCCGCTTGTCGCCGGGGCAGGTGGCGTCCGGGCGCTTCGTCATCGGCCTGCTGTTCCTGGCGGTCTACTTCCCGGTGCTGCGGCGCAAGCCCCGCTTCGGCCGGGTGCACCTGTGGGCGCTGCGAGGCGTCTTCGGTGGCGCGGCCGTCTACCTCTACTTCATGGCCATCGACCAGATGACCGTGGGGCCCGCGGTGCTGCTCAACGCGTGCTGGCCCATCTACGCGGCCATCATCGGGTGGATGTTCCTGGACGAGCGCGTGACGGGGACCCTCCTGGCGGGACTGGTGCTCACCACGATGGGCGCGGGCCTGGTGATGTGGAGCACCATGGCCGAAGGCGTGTCGCTGTCGATGGGCTTCGGCGCGTGGGCGGGCATGGGTTCGGCGGTGTTGGGGGGCGCCGCGGTCGTCGTCGTGCGCGCGCTTCGCAACGAGTCGGACTCGGCCACCGTCTATCTCTCCTTCTGCTTCTTCGGGCTCTTGTTCAGCCTGCCCTTCGCGCTGCGCGATTGGAGGCCGCTCGGCTGGGATGTTGTTCTTCCCCTGCTGGGCGTGGGGCTGACCTCCGTGGTGGCGCAGATGACCTTCACGTATGCCTTCAACTACGTCACCGCGGTGGCCGGTGGTGTCGCCACGCAGTTGACGCCCGTCTTCTCCTGGGTGCTGGGCGCGCTGCTCCTGAACGAAGCCGTCTCCCCGTTGGCCGTCACGGGCGCCTTGGTGTGCATGCTGGGTGTCCTCTGGGGAACGGGCGTGCTGGAGCGCATGCGCGCGTTGGGCTCGGGACCGACAACGTGA